From the Daucus carota subsp. sativus chromosome 8, DH1 v3.0, whole genome shotgun sequence genome, one window contains:
- the LOC108197943 gene encoding nuclear transcription factor Y subunit C-2-like, with product MYLNKHSLPLAPIKRIMKADNDIRMIAQEANLPLFAKTCEMFIGDMTSQAWIVTEEDKRRTVQKNDIVEAVLKRNMFDFLDNIIPRDELKERILKAKNARQLASSSTDSGTHGNNASNVTGAVVQETPTHHLDQQPSLFPSPQTQQIPEQHMSFNFWPQAQQLLDQQTPEQTLISCTQAENTTDQHTSQHYPVSCILPEQSPGQQNLEQSSLQPELQQDQQN from the exons ATGTACCTCAACAAGCACAGCCTCCCGCTTGCTCCTATTAAGAGGATTATGAAAGCGGATAACGATATTAGGATGATCGCGCAGGAAGCTAATTTACCGTTATTTGCTAAAACATGTGAGATGTTCATAGGTGATATGACATCACAAGCCTGGATTGTCACAGAAGAGGACAAGAGAAGGACTGTCCAGAAAAATGATATCGTTGAAGCAGTTTTGAAAAGAAATATGTTTGATTTTCTTGACAACATAATTCCAAGAGATGAATTGAAGGAAAGAATTCTCAAAGCCAAAAATGCGAGACAATTGGCAAGTTCATCTACTGATAGTGGAACTCATGGCAACAATGCATCAAATGTGACAGGAGCAGTTGTTCAGGAAACCCCCACC CACCATCTCGACCAGCAGCCGTCGTTATTTCCCTCGCCACAGACTCAGCAGATCCCGGAACAGCATATGTCATTTAATTTCTGGCCACAAGCTCAGCAGCTTCTGGACCAGCAGACCCCGGAGCAGACTCTTATTTCTTGTACTCAAGCTGAGAACACTACTGACCAGCATACCTCACAGCACTATCCTGTATCTTGTATTCTACCTGAGCAGAGTCCGGGACAGCAAAATTTAGAGCAGTCATCGCTTCAACCTGAGCTGCAGCAGGACCAGCAGAATTAG
- the LOC108197944 gene encoding uncharacterized protein LOC108197944, which yields MYLKKHSLPLAPIKRIMKADNNIRMIAQEANLPLFAKTCEMFMVDMTSQAWIVTEEDKRRTVQKNDIVEAVLKTNMFDFLDNIIPRHELKERILKAKNARQRASSSTDSGTHGNNASNVTGAVVQKPPPFIQHIPEQHLSFIPWRQTQHHLDQQPSLYPWPQTQQIPEQHMSFNIWPQAQQLLDQQTPEQTLISCTQAENTTDQHTSQHYPVSCILPEQSPGQQNLEQSSLQPEQQQDQQN from the exons ATGTACCTCAAGAAGCACAGCCTCCCGCTTGCTCCTATTAAGAGGATTATGAAAGCGGATAACAATATTAGGATGATCGCGCAGGAAGCTAATTTACCGTTATTTGCTAAAACATGTGAGATGTTCATGGTTGATATGACATCACAAGCCTGGATTGTCACAGAAGAGGACAAGAGAAGGACTGTCCAAAAAAATGATATCGTTGAAGCAGTTTTGAAAACAAATATGTTTGATTTTCTTGACAACATAATTCCAAGACATGAATTGAAGGAAAGAATTCTCAAAGCCAAAAATGCGAGACAACGGGCAAGTTCATCTACTGACAGTGGAACTCATGGCAACAATGCATCAAATGTGACAGGAGCAGTTGTTCAGAAACCCCCACCGTTT ATTCAGCATATCCCGGAGCAGCATCTGTCATTTATTCCCTGGCGACAAACTCAGCACCATCTGGACCAGCAGCCGTCGTTATATCCCTGGCCACAGACTCAGCAGATCCCGGAACAGCATATGTCATTTAATATCTGGCCACAAGCTCAGCAGCTTCTGGACCAGCAGACCCCGGAGCAGACTCTTATTTCTTGTACTCAAGCTGAGAACACTACTGACCAGCATACCTCACAGCACTATCCTGTATCTTGTATTCTACCTGAGCAGAGTCCGGGACAGCAAAATTTAGAGCAGTCATCGCTTCAACCTGAGCAGCAGCAGGACCAGCAGAATTAG
- the LOC108197945 gene encoding nuclear transcription factor Y subunit C-2-like: MYLKKHSLPLAPIKRIMKADNNIRMIAQEANLPLFAKTCEMFIVDMTSQAWIVTEEGKRRTVQKNDIVEAVLKTNMFDHLDNIIPRHELKERILKAKNARQRASSSPDGGTHGNNASNVTGAVVQKPPPFIQQIPDQHLSFIPWRQTQHHLDQQPSLFPWPQTQQIPEQHMSFNFWPQAQQLLDQQTPEQALISCTQAENTTDQHTSQHFPVSCILPEQSPGQQNLEQSSLQPEQQQDQQN; the protein is encoded by the exons ATGTACCTCAAGAAGCACAGCCTCCCGCTTGCTCCTATTAAGAGGATTATGAAAGCGGATAACAATATTAGGATGATCGCGCAGGAAGCTAATTTACCGTTATTTGCTAAAACATGTGAGATGTTCATAGTTGATATGACATCACAAGCCTGGATTGTCACAGAAGAGGGCAAGAGAAGGACTGTCCAGAAAAATGATATCGTTGAAGCAGTTTTGAAAACAAATATGTTTGATCATCTTGACAACATAATTCCAAGACATGAATTGAAGGAAAGAATTCTCAAAGCCAAAAATGCGAGACAACGGGCAAGTTCATCTCCTGATGGTGGAACTCATGGCAACAATGCATCAAATGTGACAGGAGCAGTTGTTCAGAAACCCCCACCGTTT ATTCAGCAGATCCCGGATCAGCATCTGTCATTTATTCCCTGGCGACAAACTCAGCACCATCTGGACCAGCAGCCGTCGTTATTTCCCTGGCCACAGACTCAGCAGATCCCGGAACAGCATATGTCATTTAATTTCTGGCCACAAGCTCAGCAGCTTCTGGACCAGCAGACCCCGGAGCAGGCTCTTATTTCTTGTACTCAAGCTGAGAACACTACTGACCAGCATACCTCACAGCACTTTCCTGTATCTTGTATTCTACCTGAGCAGAGTCCGGGACAGCAAAATTTAGAGCAGTCATCGCTTCAACCTGAGCAGCAGCAGGACCAGCAGAATTAG
- the LOC108214306 gene encoding uncharacterized protein LOC108214306, with protein MKKNAPDESEPCDAEVFVKTRTRDAGREYKTSTKTMKKKIDKINKKINSGEAADEMLLDKEHGPTWLLGRCKKPQKLSAAAPTDTYVKELTTKIKEGLAAEVEEKVKKIQEEVDEQVNRKVQQNLASVLKKLGEANPFTIDVTELCAHVASDNDDGTPMTKGTSF; from the exons ATG aaaaagaATGCCCCAGATGAGTCTGAACCATGTGATGCAGAGGTTTTTGTGAAAACTCGGACTCGTGATGCAGGACGCGAGTACAAGACCAGTactaaaacaatgaaaaagaaaatt gataaaattaacaaaaaaatcaattccgGGGAGGCTGCTGATGAAATGCTTTTGGATAAAGAGCATGGCCCGACTTGGCTCTTAGGGAGATGCAAGAAGCCGCAAAAACTATCAGCTGCTGCTCCAACGGATACATATGTCAAAGAATTGACAACAAAAATTAAGGAAGGCCTTGCTGCTGAAGTCGAGGAAAAAGTGAAGAAAATCCAAGAAGAGGTAGATGAGCAGGTAAACAGGAAGGTGCAACAAAATTTGGCATCGGTCCTTAAGAAACTTGGTGAAGCAAACCCGTTCACAATTGATGTTACAGAGCTGTGTGCACATGTGGCCAGTGACAATGACGATGGCACACCAATGACTAAAGGCACCAGCTTCTAG